The Aquipuribacter hungaricus DNA segment CACACCCCCGACACCGACGTCGACGTCCCCGCCGGCTTCGACGGCGACCAGGAGGACCTGGCCGACCGCCAGGCGCTGCGACGGGTCGCCGGCCTGTCCACCGAGCTCCAGGACGTCACCGAGGTCGAGTACCGCCAGCTCCGGCTCGAGCGCGTCGTGCTCGCCGGCCTGTCGACGTCGCGCGACCCCCACGAGGCCGAGGTCTCGATGGCCGAGCTCGCCGCGCTGGCCGAGACCGCCGGCTCGCAGGTGCTCGACGCCCTCGTCCAGCCACGCGACAAGCCGGACCCCGCGACGTTCCTCGGCTCGGGCAAGGCCGCCGAGCTCCGCGACATCGTCGCCGAGACCGGGGCCGACACCGTCGTCTGCGACGGCGAGCTGAGCCCCTCGCAGCGGCGCAGCCTCGAGGACGTCGTCAAGGTCAAGGTCGTCGACCGGACGGCGCTGATCCTCGACATCTTCGCCCAGCACGCCAAGTCCCGGGAGGGCAAGGCGCAGGTCGAGCTCGCCCAGCTGGAGTACCTGCTCCCGCGCCTGCGCGGCTGGGGTGACTCCATGTCCCGGCAGGCCGGTGGCCGGGTCGCCGGCGGTGCCGGGATCGGCTCCCGCGGTCCCGGTGAGACCAAGATCGAGCTCGACCGGCGCCGCATCCGCACCCGGATGTCCAAGCTGCGCCGCGAGATCGCCGACATGCGGACCTCGCGCGACACCAAGCGCGACAGCCGGCGCCGCAACGCCGTGCCGTCCGTGGCGATCGCGGGGTACACCAACGCCGGCAAGTCGAGCCTGCTCAACCGGCTCACCGGGGCGGGCGTGCTCGTCGAGGACGCGCTGTTCGCCACCCTGGACCCGACGGTGCGCCGCGCGGAGTTGCCCGACGGCCGCGCCGTGACGTACACCGACACCGTCGGCTTCGTCCGGCAGCTGCCCCACCAGCTCGTCGAGGCCTTCCGGTCCACGCTGGAGGAGGTGGGCGACGCCGACCTCGTCGTCCACGTCGTCGACGTCTCCCACCCCGACCCCGAGGGCCAGCTCAGCGCGGTCCGCGCGGTCATGGCCGAGGTGGGCGCGCACTCGGTGCCCGAGGTGGTCGCCCTCAACAAGGCCGACGTCGCCGACCCCGAGGTCGTCGA contains these protein-coding regions:
- the hflX gene encoding GTPase HflX, with the protein product MTAHDHTPDTDVDVPAGFDGDQEDLADRQALRRVAGLSTELQDVTEVEYRQLRLERVVLAGLSTSRDPHEAEVSMAELAALAETAGSQVLDALVQPRDKPDPATFLGSGKAAELRDIVAETGADTVVCDGELSPSQRRSLEDVVKVKVVDRTALILDIFAQHAKSREGKAQVELAQLEYLLPRLRGWGDSMSRQAGGRVAGGAGIGSRGPGETKIELDRRRIRTRMSKLRREIADMRTSRDTKRDSRRRNAVPSVAIAGYTNAGKSSLLNRLTGAGVLVEDALFATLDPTVRRAELPDGRAVTYTDTVGFVRQLPHQLVEAFRSTLEEVGDADLVVHVVDVSHPDPEGQLSAVRAVMAEVGAHSVPEVVALNKADVADPEVVDRLLRRERGAVAVSARTGQGLDELLAAVVRDLPRPDVEVDLVVPFERGDLVSRTHADGEVIDVSHVAEGTRLHARVDKALAAALTEASSGTV